The proteins below come from a single Methanothrix thermoacetophila PT genomic window:
- the mer gene encoding 5,10-methylenetetrahydromethanopterin reductase — protein sequence MFGIEFVPSDPALKIGYLSKLAEDVGFETVWITDHYNNRDVYSTLAVLSMLTNRIRLGTGVTNPYTRSPIITASSIASINELSGGRAILGIGPGDKATFDAMGIAWEKPLTRVRESVSVIRALLRKERVTQGGMNAQLSFSAGNIPIYMGAQGPKMLELAGEIADGVLINASHPEDFRAAIPLIRNGVQRAGRDPEDVKVCAYTSFSVDRDRSKAASEARKVVAFIAAGSPDAVLERHGIGVQERDAISKAISKGDFASAMSSVTDKMLDVFSVTGTPDDCRARVDELLATGVNQIVVGSPIGPDKERSIRLIGKNIL from the coding sequence TTGTTCGGAATAGAGTTCGTCCCATCAGATCCCGCGCTGAAGATCGGGTATCTATCTAAACTCGCAGAGGATGTTGGCTTTGAGACTGTATGGATCACAGACCATTACAACAACAGAGATGTTTACTCAACGCTCGCGGTCTTATCGATGCTCACGAACAGGATCCGGCTGGGGACAGGAGTTACGAATCCGTACACCAGGAGCCCGATCATAACCGCCTCCAGCATAGCCTCGATCAACGAGCTCTCGGGCGGCAGGGCGATCCTCGGGATCGGTCCCGGAGATAAGGCGACGTTTGATGCGATGGGCATAGCGTGGGAGAAGCCGCTCACCAGGGTCAGGGAGAGCGTATCTGTGATAAGAGCCCTTCTCAGGAAGGAGAGGGTCACACAGGGCGGCATGAATGCTCAGCTATCCTTCTCCGCGGGAAACATACCGATATACATGGGAGCCCAGGGTCCGAAGATGCTCGAGCTCGCCGGCGAGATCGCGGATGGCGTTCTCATAAACGCCTCCCATCCTGAGGACTTCAGAGCAGCTATACCGCTGATAAGAAACGGTGTACAGCGGGCTGGAAGGGATCCAGAGGATGTGAAGGTCTGCGCGTACACCAGCTTCAGCGTCGACAGGGACCGATCGAAGGCTGCATCCGAGGCGAGGAAGGTCGTCGCATTCATAGCTGCAGGCTCTCCCGATGCTGTTCTGGAGAGGCATGGCATAGGCGTTCAGGAGAGGGATGCGATTTCAAAAGCGATCTCGAAGGGCGATTTCGCAAGCGCCATGAGCAGCGTGACCGATAAGATGCTGGATGTCTTCTCCGTGACAGGAACCCCTGATGACTGCAGGGCCAGGGTGGATGAGCTGCTCGCAACCGGCGTTAACCAGATAGTGGTGGGATCACCAATCGGCCCGGACAAGGAGCGCTCGATAAGGCTGATCGGCAAGAACATACTATGA
- a CDS encoding aconitase X, producing MHLTKDEELLLQGERGDTLRRAMEILVALGDIYGAEQLIEIKSAQIAGVSYKTIGDAGLEWISDLDGKVAVPSILNPAGMDLLRWREMSIDEDFARKQLEIINAYRRLGVTIECTCTPYLLYESIASRGDHLAWSESSAVSYANSVIGAMTNREGGPSALAAALVGKTPLYGYHLEENRVPTHVIRVDADLKEYGALGFLVGKIVGDGVPLFVMRSRPDRDDLKALGAAMAASGSVALYYVKDVTQEPPEHDEDACEFVEIEEEEIRSVYDSTIDVDIVALGCPHCSMQELERIADLLEGRKVSSELWICTARRIAESAPELVRRIESTGARVICDTCMVVSPASERFKHMMVNSGKALAYIPGMCGISASFGSLEECIDAATGGS from the coding sequence ATGCATCTCACCAAGGATGAGGAGCTGCTGCTTCAGGGTGAGCGTGGGGATACGCTCAGGCGCGCGATGGAGATACTCGTCGCGCTTGGAGATATCTATGGAGCTGAGCAGCTCATCGAGATTAAAAGCGCGCAGATAGCCGGAGTCTCGTACAAGACCATAGGAGACGCTGGGCTTGAGTGGATATCGGATCTCGATGGAAAGGTCGCTGTTCCGAGCATACTGAACCCAGCGGGAATGGATCTCCTGAGATGGAGGGAGATGTCGATCGATGAGGATTTCGCGAGAAAGCAGCTGGAGATAATAAATGCGTACAGAAGGCTCGGCGTAACGATCGAATGCACATGCACACCATACCTGCTATACGAGAGCATCGCGTCCAGGGGGGATCACCTCGCCTGGTCCGAGTCGTCAGCTGTATCTTATGCAAACTCGGTCATCGGCGCCATGACGAACCGCGAGGGGGGGCCATCTGCGCTGGCAGCTGCGCTGGTCGGGAAGACTCCTCTGTACGGATACCATCTTGAGGAGAACCGCGTTCCGACTCATGTCATAAGAGTGGATGCGGACTTGAAGGAGTACGGAGCGCTGGGGTTTCTTGTCGGAAAGATCGTCGGTGATGGGGTTCCGCTGTTCGTGATGCGGTCCAGGCCTGACAGAGACGATCTGAAGGCTCTGGGAGCGGCGATGGCAGCGAGCGGCTCAGTGGCCCTCTATTACGTCAAGGATGTCACACAGGAGCCTCCGGAGCATGATGAGGATGCGTGTGAGTTCGTAGAGATAGAGGAAGAGGAGATCAGGTCTGTGTACGATTCCACTATAGATGTGGACATCGTCGCTCTGGGATGCCCTCACTGCTCCATGCAGGAGCTGGAGAGGATTGCTGATCTCCTCGAAGGGCGAAAGGTGAGCAGTGAGCTCTGGATCTGCACCGCCAGGAGGATTGCGGAATCTGCCCCCGAGCTCGTCAGAAGAATCGAGTCCACAGGAGCCAGGGTGATATGCGATACGTGCATGGTTGTATCGCCTGCGAGCGAGCGCTTCAAACACATGATGGTGAACTCCGGAAAGGCGCTCGCATACATACCTGGAATGTGTGGCATAAGTGCGTCCTTCGGATCGCTGGAGGAGTGCATAGATGCAGCAACCGGGGGTTCCTGA
- a CDS encoding glutamate synthase-related protein: MRSLLLPEFTISRSDSCDRCRACEHQCSFGVHTYDASQDMMISDNYRCAGCQRCAVFCPKGAIEIRPTPSFYRPNASWSRERIEDIKRQAETGGVILTGCGSDKPFRIYWDHILLNASQVTNPSIDPLREPMELRTFLGSKPESLSLSDMEAGTDPVLTLETPMLFSAMSYGAISYNAFQALAIAASRSGTFFNTGEGGMPAEMRSQFKEHTIVQVASGRFGIDAEYLNSGAAVEIKIGQGAKPGIGGHLPGEKVSQHVAATRMIPEGTDAISPAPHHDIYSIEDLEMLISAIKEVTNYEKPVIVKVAAVHNISAIASGIVRAGADIIAIDGMRGGTGAAPKAIRDNVGIPIELAVSSVDRRLRDEGIRERCSIIAGGGIRCSADVVKAIALGADAVYIGTAALIAMGCTLCQRCYTGRCSWGICTQDPGLMRRLNVEEAAQRLVNLLSAWSHEIKEMLGGMGINAIESLRGNRDQLRGIGLHEWELDVLGIKGAGE, translated from the coding sequence ATGAGATCGCTGCTCCTGCCTGAGTTCACTATATCCAGAAGTGACAGCTGCGATAGATGCAGGGCGTGCGAGCACCAGTGCTCCTTCGGGGTGCACACATACGATGCCTCACAGGATATGATGATATCCGACAACTACAGATGCGCTGGCTGTCAGAGGTGCGCTGTCTTCTGCCCAAAGGGAGCGATAGAGATACGCCCCACGCCTTCATTCTACAGACCGAATGCATCGTGGTCGCGCGAGAGGATCGAGGATATCAAGAGACAGGCAGAGACCGGCGGGGTCATTCTGACAGGCTGCGGGAGCGATAAGCCGTTTAGGATCTACTGGGATCACATTCTTCTCAACGCCTCTCAGGTCACAAACCCTTCCATAGACCCCCTCAGGGAGCCGATGGAGCTCCGGACGTTCCTGGGATCGAAGCCTGAGAGTCTCTCGCTGAGTGATATGGAGGCAGGCACAGATCCGGTCCTGACGCTGGAGACGCCGATGCTCTTCTCTGCGATGTCCTACGGAGCCATAAGCTACAATGCATTTCAGGCGCTCGCGATCGCCGCATCCAGATCCGGCACCTTCTTCAACACAGGCGAGGGGGGTATGCCGGCTGAGATGAGATCTCAGTTTAAAGAACATACCATCGTTCAGGTCGCATCCGGGCGGTTTGGAATAGATGCGGAGTACCTGAACTCCGGTGCTGCTGTTGAAATAAAGATCGGTCAGGGTGCGAAGCCGGGCATAGGCGGACATCTCCCAGGCGAAAAGGTCTCTCAGCATGTTGCAGCCACGCGGATGATCCCGGAGGGGACGGACGCAATATCTCCCGCCCCACATCACGACATATACTCCATAGAGGATCTGGAGATGCTGATCTCAGCGATAAAGGAGGTGACGAACTACGAGAAGCCGGTCATAGTGAAGGTGGCTGCTGTTCACAACATCAGCGCGATAGCATCAGGCATCGTTAGAGCTGGTGCGGATATAATCGCGATAGACGGAATGCGCGGCGGCACCGGGGCAGCGCCAAAGGCGATCAGGGACAACGTGGGGATACCCATAGAGCTCGCTGTATCATCCGTGGATCGTCGCCTAAGAGATGAGGGGATCAGGGAGCGATGCTCGATAATAGCCGGCGGTGGGATCAGATGCAGCGCTGATGTGGTGAAGGCGATCGCGCTTGGCGCTGATGCGGTCTACATCGGCACAGCCGCGCTCATCGCGATGGGGTGCACGCTCTGCCAGAGATGCTACACGGGAAGGTGCAGCTGGGGCATATGCACCCAGGATCCAGGACTGATGAGAAGGCTGAATGTCGAAGAGGCTGCGCAGAGGCTCGTAAACCTTCTCTCAGCATGGTCTCATGAGATCAAAGAGATGCTTGGTGGAATGGGGATCAATGCCATAGAGAGCCTTAGAGGAAACAGGGATCAGCTGAGGGGAATAGGACTACACGAATGGGAGCTTGACGTCCTTGGGATAAAAGGTGCAGGAGAGTGA
- a CDS encoding B-box zinc finger protein codes for MTTEVSSSGVPQSRTYTFTQDDAEAVCWLKVWRDQRAHTVEWRWYSPNMRVYKRSFGVIPAIDGPAGMWGSCIWSGLRIKGEDVANLPGTWKVDVIVDFRKVLTEYFTIGGNQAPCC; via the coding sequence ATGACCACAGAGGTGAGCTCAAGCGGTGTGCCGCAGTCCAGGACCTACACATTCACGCAGGATGATGCGGAGGCAGTTTGTTGGCTCAAGGTGTGGAGGGATCAGAGAGCACATACTGTGGAGTGGAGATGGTACTCGCCGAACATGCGCGTGTACAAGAGAAGCTTCGGGGTGATTCCTGCAATAGATGGACCTGCTGGCATGTGGGGCTCCTGCATATGGAGCGGGCTCAGGATAAAGGGAGAGGACGTGGCAAATCTTCCGGGCACATGGAAGGTGGACGTGATAGTGGACTTCAGGAAGGTCCTGACAGAGTACTTCACGATCGGAGGAAACCAGGCTCCATGCTGTTAG
- a CDS encoding nicotinamide-nucleotide adenylyltransferase — MRRGFYIGRFQPYHMGHHLVLEQISREVDEIIVGIGTAQISHTVTDPFTAGERIAMIYGALRELGRWFYIIPLPDINRNAVWVSHVKSMTPPFEVVYSNNPLVVELFMEAGMEVRRPPMYRREVYSGTVIRRLMIEGGDWRQLVPDAVAKVIDEIKGVERLRNISKKDFA; from the coding sequence ATGAGACGTGGCTTCTACATTGGCAGATTTCAGCCGTACCATATGGGACATCACCTCGTGCTGGAGCAGATCTCCCGGGAGGTTGACGAGATCATAGTCGGCATTGGCACGGCTCAGATCAGCCACACGGTGACAGATCCGTTCACAGCCGGCGAAAGGATCGCCATGATCTACGGCGCGCTCAGAGAGCTCGGGAGATGGTTCTATATCATACCCCTGCCTGATATCAACAGAAATGCCGTATGGGTATCGCATGTGAAGTCCATGACCCCGCCGTTCGAGGTGGTGTACTCGAACAATCCACTGGTCGTGGAGCTATTCATGGAGGCCGGGATGGAGGTGAGAAGGCCGCCGATGTACAGAAGGGAGGTGTACTCCGGCACGGTGATAAGAAGGCTCATGATTGAAGGCGGGGATTGGAGGCAGCTCGTTCCTGATGCTGTGGCAAAGGTGATTGATGAGATAAAGGGCGTGGAGAGGCTGAGGAACATAAGCAAGAAGGACTTTGCGTAG
- a CDS encoding class II glutamine amidotransferase, with the protein MSVRRQKLYSKEICACSIFGAMSRTGERFTGERVIRAMANMHHRGNGLGGGFAAYGIYPEFREYYAFHLMFTGDARAQREAKRAAEEFLFRNFDVVHDEEIPHSDDVYVRDPPLLWRYFLSPSKHGEDIHLPDDEYVVRKVVHVNSAIDNAYIFSSGKNMGCFKGVGYPEEIGRYFMLDRLYRGYLWTAHGRFPTNSQAWWGGAHPFGLLDTTVVHNGEISSYGTNRWYLEMLGYKCTLHTDTEVVAYAVDLLMRRQDLPMEVVAKILAPPTWETIDRMDVRERELLTTLRRIYGPLLMNGPFAVIIAQSGRMIGLTDRIRLRPLTVATRGEMFYISSEEASVRLISPSLDSVWSPRGGEPVICELDGRLKHEIAAPA; encoded by the coding sequence ATGTCTGTCAGAAGACAGAAACTTTACAGTAAGGAGATCTGCGCCTGCTCCATCTTCGGGGCGATGAGCAGAACCGGCGAGAGGTTCACAGGCGAGCGCGTTATCCGGGCGATGGCAAATATGCATCACCGGGGCAACGGGCTTGGAGGGGGATTTGCAGCCTATGGCATCTACCCTGAGTTCAGGGAATACTATGCATTTCATCTCATGTTCACAGGAGATGCCAGGGCCCAGAGGGAGGCGAAGAGAGCCGCTGAGGAGTTTCTCTTCAGGAACTTCGATGTGGTGCATGATGAGGAGATCCCCCATAGCGATGACGTCTATGTCAGAGATCCGCCCCTTCTCTGGCGGTACTTCCTCTCGCCATCAAAGCACGGTGAGGATATCCATCTCCCGGATGATGAGTATGTTGTGAGAAAGGTGGTTCATGTTAACTCAGCAATCGATAATGCCTACATCTTCTCATCGGGAAAGAACATGGGCTGCTTCAAGGGCGTTGGATATCCTGAGGAGATCGGGCGCTACTTCATGCTGGACAGGCTTTACAGGGGGTATCTCTGGACTGCCCACGGCAGGTTCCCGACGAACAGCCAGGCATGGTGGGGAGGGGCGCACCCCTTCGGGCTGCTTGATACCACTGTGGTGCACAACGGAGAGATCTCCTCATACGGGACGAACCGGTGGTACTTGGAGATGCTGGGATACAAATGCACCCTCCATACCGATACAGAGGTCGTGGCATATGCCGTCGATCTTCTCATGAGAAGACAGGATCTCCCCATGGAGGTCGTGGCGAAGATCCTCGCCCCGCCGACATGGGAAACCATAGACAGGATGGATGTGAGAGAGAGGGAACTGCTCACCACTCTCAGAAGGATCTACGGCCCGCTTCTCATGAACGGCCCGTTTGCGGTGATCATAGCCCAGAGTGGAAGGATGATAGGCCTAACAGACAGGATAAGGCTCCGCCCACTCACCGTGGCCACAAGAGGAGAGATGTTCTACATCTCCTCAGAGGAGGCGTCTGTGAGGCTCATATCGCCATCTCTCGACTCTGTCTGGTCTCCAAGAGGCGGGGAGCCGGTGATTTGCGAGCTTGATGGGAGGCTGAAGCATGAGATCGCTGCTCCTGCCTGA
- a CDS encoding GltB/FmdC/FwdC-like GXGXG domain-containing protein, which produces MDELQMEIPCIRTFNESMIEIDASHMETRELNNLLREIMLCGYEKVVLRNVCGQRYIGTRLYSPQRRVMTIEIYGTPGNDLGAFLFGHRILVHGNAQDGVGNTMESGEIVINGRAGDVTGMSMRGGRIFVKGDVSYRAALHMKEHGLKKPVIVVGGTSQDFLGEYMAGGIVILLGLYRAHTARFIGSGMHGGAIYIRGEVGEEQVDSSVLISRPDESDMEILGDCISDFIERFPDLSLDMDYVLEGDWTKLSPRSSRPYGKLYA; this is translated from the coding sequence ATGGATGAATTACAGATGGAGATCCCATGCATTCGCACGTTCAATGAAAGCATGATCGAGATAGACGCTTCTCATATGGAGACCAGGGAACTGAACAACCTTCTCAGGGAGATTATGCTCTGCGGATACGAGAAAGTTGTACTCAGAAACGTGTGCGGCCAGAGGTACATCGGCACACGGCTCTACTCGCCACAGCGGCGGGTCATGACCATAGAAATATATGGTACCCCCGGAAATGATCTCGGCGCATTTCTCTTCGGCCACAGGATACTGGTCCACGGCAACGCACAGGATGGTGTCGGGAACACGATGGAGTCCGGAGAGATAGTGATCAACGGGCGGGCAGGCGATGTCACAGGAATGTCAATGCGCGGTGGCAGGATATTTGTAAAGGGTGATGTCAGCTACAGGGCAGCCCTTCACATGAAGGAGCACGGTCTGAAGAAACCCGTGATAGTTGTGGGTGGAACATCCCAGGACTTCCTCGGAGAGTACATGGCAGGCGGCATCGTCATACTTCTGGGCTTGTACAGAGCACACACAGCCCGCTTCATCGGGAGCGGGATGCATGGCGGTGCCATATACATCAGGGGAGAGGTCGGAGAGGAGCAGGTCGATAGCAGTGTACTCATCTCCAGACCAGACGAGAGCGACATGGAGATCCTGGGCGATTGCATCTCCGACTTCATCGAGCGCTTCCCGGATCTCTCGCTTGACATGGATTACGTTCTCGAGGGCGACTGGACAAAGCTCTCTCCCAGATCGAGCCGCCCCTACGGGAAGCTGTACGCGTGA
- a CDS encoding DUF5611 family protein, translating to MEYTFKRGYAPDMDRIEGILKEVFSSGFTRNGDRITLSYGALKSCQIWIEKKKLNVITESLLGAPDDVIMDTNRRFRKFLEKATGYTAKQRVQMAKKEVQGE from the coding sequence ATGGAGTACACGTTCAAGAGAGGCTACGCTCCCGACATGGACAGGATAGAGGGGATACTGAAGGAGGTATTCTCCTCTGGATTCACTAGAAACGGCGATAGGATCACACTGAGCTACGGCGCCCTGAAGAGCTGTCAGATCTGGATAGAGAAGAAAAAGCTGAATGTGATTACCGAGTCGCTTCTCGGCGCCCCTGATGATGTCATCATGGACACAAACCGCAGGTTCCGGAAGTTCCTAGAAAAGGCAACAGGATATACAGCCAAGCAGCGCGTGCAGATGGCGAAGAAAGAAGTACAGGGAGAGTGA
- a CDS encoding DUF126 domain-containing protein has protein sequence MEIKCHRVSGGCAEGPALVTRERISFLGNVDPETGVVVDPAHELYGRSIAGVVLIFPGGKGSTVGSYVIYQLRKRGMAPAAMINLKSEPIVAVGAIISDIPLVDRVPEWILDVKDGTRVVVDARREVVVLPDGSVKV, from the coding sequence GTGGAGATAAAATGCCACAGGGTGTCGGGCGGCTGCGCCGAGGGGCCGGCTCTTGTCACTCGGGAACGCATATCATTCCTGGGCAATGTCGATCCTGAGACCGGCGTCGTCGTCGATCCCGCCCATGAGCTGTATGGAAGATCAATCGCAGGGGTTGTTCTCATATTTCCGGGAGGCAAGGGCTCCACAGTTGGATCTTATGTCATATACCAGCTCAGGAAGAGGGGCATGGCTCCGGCTGCGATGATAAATCTGAAATCAGAGCCGATAGTGGCGGTCGGCGCCATCATAAGCGACATCCCCCTCGTCGACAGGGTCCCGGAGTGGATTCTCGATGTGAAAGACGGCACACGGGTCGTCGTCGATGCAAGAAGGGAGGTAGTGGTGCTCCCCGATGGCTCGGTCAAGGTCTAA